One window of Nymphaea colorata isolate Beijing-Zhang1983 chromosome 11, ASM883128v2, whole genome shotgun sequence genomic DNA carries:
- the LOC116264106 gene encoding squamosa promoter-binding-like protein 1 yields the protein MAPEMEIQGEPRRTPTPSTPEFMLKGKQLMSAERNHEWDLNDWQWNGNLFIAKPSNSATLIDDCRIVHPSGTNGPSNEVGNGTAASEKRRKVLTDGEFTLTDASLSLKLGEVNAHLSPELENGKCEGRDWKRSKPPLAVSNHPTCQVDGCTADLRLAKDYHRRHKVCEMHAKSASVSLGGVIQRFCQQCSRFHMLQEFDEEKRSCRRRLAGHNRRRRKMNIQSANGANSLNEENISRYILISILRTLSALHTNKSDQKNDEGILFQLLRMLTGPLNGASQVELCTLVQSLQSPQSAETSNLVSSQGSPGFLPSSTPGSSRVLASANSVPSTIDAQDLAIINGGQSGNFAIKAAQALRKIHNEIAKDNHGCLPVILDKQKEPDGSAKMEHKNTTWGRTHVRLNDFDLNDIYIESQDEREESDKLSPTTSSERFDAIQFGSSAGPLFSAQNNGQISPPQISANSESASDKSASSSSGEVQCCTERIIFKLFGKDPSDLPHVLRSQILSWLSRSPTDIESYIRPGCIVLTIYVRLPLKTWQELSRNLIPKLKRLLEDSNDIFWTTGWICAKVGHQLAFIYNGRVLLDRSFLLSYEDTPMILSVTPIAVSFSEGATFTVKATNLTSSTKKLCCAYQGKQLIHESSASCNEGDLSVDTFDCHEEIQYFRFTCSFPKTYGRGFIEIEDQELSTGFLPFIVAEDDICSELCTLESLMNDCDIDSSKFKERGEVLEFLHVFGWLLERFRLAYDLDFPNHQDSRLSNLEIKWLLEFSVERDWCAVLKKLLNILFDTKIGLAYYYMEQLLDEVSLLHRAVRRNCGPMVEFLINYVPQQNAVPQASISQLLTSPLFRVDKKGPSGVTALHVAAETAGAERVLNILTSGPEECWLHTWESDRDDDGLTPEGLALKKGHDDYVQLIEQKKKKRPTIGHVAIHMPNDALQPFERASESVVNKWEQKPRGLQIDMSKTVVNEQKSHELQIDMSRTGQLQCKLCDRQSFYRSGQYRMLNYRPAILSMVAIAAVCVCVGILFKSPPEVTFILPPFRWESLGYGSI from the exons ATGGCACCAGAAATGGAAATTCAAGGCGAGCCAAGAAGAACTCCGACGCCTTCGACTCCAGAATTTATGCTGAAAGGAAAGCAGTTAATGAGTGCCGAGCGTAATCACGAATGGGATTTGAATGATTGGCAATGGAACGGGAATCTTTTCATAGCGAAGCCGTCAAACTCTGCTACTTTAATTGATGATTGCAGAATCGTTCATCCGTCTGGCACGAATGGCCCGTCGAATGAAGTTGGAAACGGGACGGCAGCGTCAGAGAAGCGCCGGAAAGTCTTGACGGACGGTGAATTCACCTTAACGGATGCTTCCCTATCGTTGAAACTCGGAGAAGTGAATGCGCATTTGTCCCCCGAGTTGGAGAACGGGAAATGTGAAGGAAGAGACTGGAAAAGGTCGAAGCCGCCATTGGCAGTATCGAATCACCCTACTTGCCAAGTTGATGGTTGTACTGCAGATCTTCGTTTGGCAAAGGATTATCATAGACGCCATAAAGTGTGTGAGATGCACGCCAAGTCTGCATCTGTGAGCCTTGGAGGTGTCATACAAAGATTCTGTCAACAGTGCAGCAG GTTTCATATGCTGCAAGAATTcgatgaagaaaagagaagctgCAGGAGACGCCTAGCAGGTCATAATAGGCGAAGAAGGAAGATGAACATTCAGTCAGCTAATGGTGCCAACTccttgaatgaagaaaatatcagCAGATACATCTTAATTAGCATTCTAAGGACCCTCTCAGCTTTGCACA CAAATAAGTCCGACCAGAAAAATGATGAAGGCATCTTGTTTCAGCTTTTAAGGATGCTCACAGGACCTCTGAATGGCGCTTCACAAGTAGAGTTGTGCACACTTGTTCAGTCACTTCAATCCCCACAAAGTGCTGAAACCTCCAATTTAGTTTCTTCTCAAGGGTCTCCTGGATTTCTTCCCAGTTCGACTCCTGGATCATCCAGGGTTTTGGCTTCTGCAAATTCAGTACCTTCAACCATTGATGCTCAGGATCTTGCTATAATTAATGGTGGCCAATCAGGAAATTTTGCTATAAAAGCAGCACAGGCGTTGCGAAAAATTCATAATGAAATTGCTAAGGATAATCATGGATGTCTTCCAGTTATTCTCGATAAACAAAAAGAGCCAGATGGTTCAGCAAAAATGGAGCATAAGAACACCACATGGGGAAGGACCCATGTCAGGTTGAATGACTTTGACCTGAATGACATATATATTGAGTCCCAGGATGAAAGAGAAGAATCAGATAAGTTGTCACCAACTACTAGTTCAGAAAGATTTGATGCCATCCAGTTTGGTTCTTCTGCTGGTCCTTTGTTCTCAGCACAGAACAATGGCCAAATAAGTCCTCCACAAATAAGTGCAAATTCAGAATCAGCATCTGACAAGTCAGCATCCAGCTCCAGTGGGGAAGTTCAG TGCTGCACTGAGCGGATTATATTTAAACTCTTTGGTAAAGATCCAAGTGATCTTCCTCATGTTCTACGAAGTCAG ATCCTTAGCTGGCTCTCCCGGAGTCCAACTGATATCGAAAGTTACATCCGGCCGGGTTGTATAGTGCTCACCATCTATGTTCGTTTACCTCTGAAAACATGGCAAGAG CTTTCTAGGAACCTCATTCCCAAATTAAAACGGCTTCTAGAGGATTCTAATGACATCTTCTGGACAACTGGATGGATATGTGCCAAAGTTGGTCATCAACTTGCATTCATATATAATG GTCGAGTGTTGTTAGACAGGTCATTCCTTTTAAGTTATGAAGATACTCCCATGATCTTAAGTGTTACCCCTATTGCTGTTTCCTTTTCCGAGGGAGCAACCTTCACCGTTAAAGCCACAAATCTTACCAGCAGCACCAAAAA GTTATGTTGTGCGTATCAAGGAAAGCAGTTAATCCATGAAAGTTCTGCTTCTTGCAATGAAGGGGATCTCTCAGTTGATACCTTTGATTGCCATGAGGAAATCCAATACTTCAGGTTCACATGCTCTTTTCCGAAGACATATGGCAGAGGGTTTATTGAG ATTGAAGATCAGGAGCTGAGTACTGGCTTCCTACCTTTCATAGTTGCAGAGGACGACATTTGTTCTGAACTCTGTACATTAGAGAGTTTAATGAATGACTGTGATATTGATTCCAGcaaatttaaagaaagaggagaggttTTAGAGTTCTTGCATGTTTTTGGCTGGCTGTTGGAGCGGTTTCGGTTAGCATATGATCTAGACTTTCCAAATCATCAAGACTCACGCTTATCCAATCTAGAAATTAAGTGGCTTCTGGAATTCTCTGTTGAGCGTGATTGGTGTGCAGTTCTAAAGAAGCTTCTAAATATTCTATTTGATACGAAAATTGGATTGGCATATTATTACATGGAACAACTTTTGGATGAAGTCAGTCTCCTTCATAGAGCAGTTAGGAGAAACTGTGGACCAATGGTTGAATTCCTCATAAACTATGTTCCTCAACAGAATGCAGTACCTCAAGCAAGTATATCACAGTTGCTTACCTCACCTTTGTTTAGAGTGGATAAGAAAGGACCATCTGGTGTTACTGCTCTTCATGTTGCGGCTGAAACTGCAGGTGCAGAAAGAGTGCTAAATATTTTGACTAGTGGCCCTGAAGAG TGTTGGTTACATACTTGGGAGAGTGACCGGGATGATGATGGGTTAACTCCAGAAGGTCTTGCATTGAAGAAAGGCCATGATGATTATGTTCAGCTAAttgaacagaagaaaaagaagagaccTACTATCGGCCATGTAGCAATACACATGCCAAATGATGCGTTGCAACCTTTTGAAAGAGCTTCTGAATCTGTGGTCAATAAGTGGGAGCAAAAGCCTCGTGGTTTACAAATTGACATGAGCAAAACAGTGGTCAATGAGCAAAAATCTCATGAATTACAGATTGACATGAGCAGAACTGGTCAGCTTCAATGCAAGCTTTGCGACCGCCAATCTTTCTACAGATCTGGACAGTACCGGATGTTGAACTATAGACCTGCTATTCTATCAATGGTGGCCATTGCTGCTGTATGTGTTTGTGTTGGTATTCTCTTTAAAAGCCCTCCTGAAGTTACGTTTATTCTCCCTCCCTTCAGATGGGAATCTCTTGGTTATGGAAGCATCTGA